TTTTCAGGGAATTTTTGCTTGTGTTGTTCATGCTCACTTTACATTTGTGATCCTTTTCCTTGAGGTATTGGTAGGGTTTTAATGTGTTAGCGCTGAAGAGTTTTGTGAGCCCTGAAAGTGGTCTTTGAATTTTTTGTGTTTAGGGGCTTTTCTAGCTGATTTTATGGATTTAACCATGGACCAAGGTTTAAAGCTAACTTTATGCTTTTAGATTTGGCCTTCTAGACAAGGTAAATAACCTTGCATATATTTCCAAACCAGTTAATAGCCAACATAATTGCAAAAgggtttatttaattttaagactACCTCTGATATGAAAGGTAGGAGGTAGAGACAGTGTTTCTGTGTTAGCCTAACAAGTGTCAGTACAGAAGAAGACTTAGTGTTCCAGTGGTTTCTCCTATTCCTGGTCTGAGAAATGATTGTTCATAAAATACATCTGCATATAGCCAATTAGTTTTAGAGGTTTAGTGAAAAGTCTTATAATTTCACAAATACTGTTATTTTTGACCCTTGATCTGCTAGAAACCTCATTAAAGTTTATTCTGAGGCTATAAcgactttcttttccttcttggtgAACAGATTGGTAAAGCACCTCAGCTTAGAATAAGGCTTTTCTGTTTTACTGAAGCAAGAGGCTTAAAAGAGGATCTTGACTttctactctttttttcagatgaaCTGATTTTTGTTAACTATAGTTATTTTATCGGTAATCTTTAACTCTTATTGTGAGGCACCCATATCGTCTCCCTGCTAGAGCAGattgctttcttttgtttccacTAAAGGTCATAATCTTTCCATGAAGTCATCTTTGTAGCGTTGGAATAAACAAAGGTGTTAGAGTCCCTCTTTCTACCTTATCTTCTAGATTAGCTTTTGCCTGTTGAATGATTGCAGAAACTGCATCCCCAATTTGAGAACCTCTTTATCCCAGGAGAGGAGGATTGTGCTTTTGAATGTCCAGAATATTTGCCAGAGGAAGTCAAAGGATTGTTAGTTGGGGTCCTCAAAGCCGTAGTGCCTCTCTTAAACATTCCTCGATGATAAAAGTAGCTATTTTCACTAATAATTAGGGGTGTCATCTTTTACTTTGACTCTTTATTAACTCATGGCAGGAAGGGAGAGTAGCCATGTTTCGTAGCCATGTTTCACGCCACTTCACACCGTTTTGTGTGACTTTGAAATTTAGAGTCATTTGGGGTATAGAGACCAGAATTCATTTTGCCCACTGAGTTACTCTTTTTCTAAACTTTAAGCCTTGTTTCTTCTGTGTTGCATGTAAGTTTTGTCCTTAAGCATCATAGGAAAGATCTTCCAAattttctccactgttctcttAAGTCACAGAACGTATTCAAAAATGTTTTGGGCTGTGATTTAGATGAATTTTCTACCTTTATCCTTTTAAGAACGGCTGGAGTGTTTTATTCTGCAAGTCTGCCACACAGGGCGGTCTCTTGTGATAAAGTTTTATGCCACTTCAACATTGATTGTTACCCCTACAGCAACTTACCTGTAATGTTGATTCCTTTTGAGTCAAGCCATTTTAATTCTGTGTTGGGCAGGAAGATTCATGAGATTAATTAATGCCTTTAAGTTAGATGAAGGTGGATAACCTGAAATGTTGTCTTGTTTGATGATACCTTGGTTAGCTGTCAGACTGAGTTAATTGTTATCTTTTCCACTATTTCTATTTTGGTGCCTTGGCAGAACGTTCCTTTAGCTTTTTTCTCTAATTATATGTCTTTGGTTCACCAAACTAGTTATCCTGTTTGGCCATTTCTTCGCTAGTTCCTTTTAGAGATTTTGTTTTTGTACAACCTACCTACCAGCTAGTCACAGCTACGATAGGGAAAAGCTTAGGTATAAAGTATGTATCTAGATTCTGTTTTTTACATACAGTTCCTGAACTTCCCTTCCTGAAAGTAGATTAGGAGCCTGTGATCTAAACTGTTGAAGTTTTAATATGTCCTTTCTGTATATAACTTTTCTAACTGCTTATTCCCAGTTTCCCATCGATTGGCCCTGGCTCATCTACAGTTAGCTGAGGAAAATCTCTGGTACCCTCTTAATTCTTACCTCTGCAGTTCATTCACTGCCTTTCGACTGTAGCTTCATCTGGTTGCTTTGAGATCTGTAAGGGCTTCCTACATAGTTGGATGGACAGGGTCTACAGATCTAGTCTCCTTCAAGCTGGTCCTTGCTCTCTAGGTTTCTGTTCTTCCTCTGTGACTTGAAACAGTACTGTCCTTGTCTTTTTTCTCCACTCAGcaataaataaaagttgaaaataaagtaaattttacaaatttcataggtttttttttttttttttaattgatggcaGTTTGACTGAAATAATAGGTATGAGGTATAGGTGTCATAGTTAATAAGGTTCTTTCTCACCCTAGTCTTTACGGAGTAACATTCCCAAAACAATCCTTGGGCAGTTCCCTTAACTGCTTGGCTTGGGCACCCATTTCTGAAGAGAGTGGGGTCAGTTAACTCTTATCCCTGCTCCCCAAGAAAGGTGGAAGTTCAAGTTAATTGGCTTATGTCAATTGGAGCAACGTAACTATTATACCAGGTATATTCAGTTCCTGCCCTTACTATGTTTTCTTATCTTGGAAGGGGATTGCTTTCCCTCACCATTTATCTCACCAcaacttatttgtttttaaagttgcCCAGAAAGTATACAAATTAAACTTTTGACATCTACGTGTAGGAATCCCGTTCTGCTTCCAGAAGTGGAAGTGCTCATGGATCTGGGAAATCTGCAAGGCATACCCCTGCAAGGTCTCGCTCCAAGGAAGATTCCAGGCGTTCCAGATCAAAGTCCAGGTCCAGATCTGAATCTAGGTAAGAAAGACTGTCTTGGGATTTTCTTGTTACTCTTAGCTTTCAAACTGGTGTGTGCTTTTGTAAACTAGGAAGATAGAGAGGGTTAGATCATTTGTTGGCTTATTTAATATTGGTACGAGAAATGAACTTAATTGTTAAGTTCTGGGAGACAAAAGACTAAGTGGCTAAGAGCCTGGGCTTTTGGTGTTAGGGTTCATATCTTACCTCTCTGTTTTTTTCTGGCTTGGGCAGATTACTTAACCTTTTCAATCTTaacttccttatctataaaagatGAATTAGCAATAGTACCAGTTCTTCAgaattgttgtgaggattcaCTGAGTTTATGTGAACTGCTTATTAGTATGGCAAAAAAAGACTACAGAGCATTGGCTTTTAGAAACTGCAATTCTTGATAAATAGGTGTAGTCTAGTATGACAAATGTactataaaacaaaaaaccttaacagcacttttttttttttttttttaaatgttcaagtgTAGGCTATATATCCTGGTTTGCCCAGGTCAGCCCCAGCTTGATGCCTACTGTCAGGCATAATTAACAGTGCCCCTTTTCTCTCTCACACTGTATTCTTCCTGGGTTAGATGACAGTTCATATGATCACTGTAGTTAAGAGCAACTGGTTGATTTTAAAACTGCTGGAGAATACTGCTTGTAATGGTGATGTTATCATAAGTCAATTATGGGCATAATGCAAGAAGCTTAAAAATGAAGGATGGTATTGTGAAGGGTAAAGGTGGACACAAATCAGGCTAGTATGAAATGTTGcatgttttgtgatttttaatagatactgtgttgtttaatctctttaATTATTTAAGATATGATGGAAGGGACCTTTAGTTACTGATGGTTTTGGAACTCTTCCTAGCACAGAAATGACAATATACAAAAGAAAAGTATTGATCCCACTACATACCTGGATTGTGTGTTTTACCTTTTGAAGCTTAACTTTAGAATAACGTTTTGAAAGAATTAAAAGCCATATCCTGCCGTCAGCTATTCAGTCATAACCTTGAAGCCCTTGTCTTTCAGGTCTAGATCCAGAAGAAGTTCTCGGAGGCATTATACAAGGTCACGATCTCGGTCCCGGTCCCATAGAAGATCTCGTAGCAGATCTTACAGCAGAGATTATCGAAGACGGCATAGCCACAGTCATTCTCCCATGTCTACCCGCCGGCGTCATGTTGGGAATCGGGTAAGGTGAAAACAATTATTTCTGAAGTAGTGGACACTGTATGAAGCCACTTTATAATTGATGTATAGTATATTCCCCtctgtttttggtgttttgttcTGTAATAATTTAAAACTGATAACTTTTGATGCTggagctttagcatgattcctctCTAGAGCCTTTTCAGTgtttggagatttttttctttttaaaagattatctcCCATATATGGTCTACATTTGAGCTGTTGATCACAAAAATTTAAGATACTGTCACACTAACAGCACATCAAATAAAAAATTCTCTGTGCAGTACGGTTAATATAGTTAGATCATATATCTATGTTCCATACTATTGTTTGAGTTTTCTGGGtttaatatgctttaaaatatgctatGATTTTCCCATTTAGTTTTAAGCAagtttctttccagttttaaagCTTTGCTTgtcttccatgctgctgctaagtcacttcagtcgtgtcagactctgttcaaccccatagacggcagcccaccaggcttccccgtccctgggcttctccaggcaagaacactggagtgggttgccatttccttctccaatgcaggaaagtgaaagtgaactcgctcagtcatgtctgactcttagcgacctcgtggactgcagcctaccaggctgctctgtccatgggattttccaggcaagagtactggagtggagtgccattgccttctccatgtcttcCATGAGAAGTTACAAATGAGATGGCATTTAGTGTGTTTCTTTTGtggtttttattgaaaaatatacaagtagaCCTATAGGGAGTGTATGTTTTTGAAAGTGGGGTGGAATTTAACTATAAAATGTATGTGCGAAGTAGTGAAACCTTTAAGCAAACTCATGGCAACTGGGATGTCagcaacatttattattattttttataaataatataataatataaacatttattataataGTTGACGCTGCTtaatatctgttttaaaaaagtttgGTACACATCTGTAGTTTCACTTGTATGTATATTTGAACACTTATGATTTTTCTATAGAAATCAAGCTGAATGTACTTCTGTATCTCTTTGGCAGTTTAGAGTCTCCTATTGTGTGAATGGTATATCTTAATTCACCATTATGAAGTTTTacctctcctcttgccccagcTTATAGAGACATAGTTCTCTGCATACATGCTTGTGATGCTGATGtaacattacttttaaaatgctgttttatttcattgttatCTTTTCATATTAGTGACAGTTTGGCGGGGGGAGTTGATATgtgatgctttttaaaagtttttttttaatctatttttctatttctaggcAAATCCTGATCCCAACTGTTGTCTTGGAGTATTTGGATTGAGCTTGTACACTACAGAAAGAGATCTAAGAGAAGTGTTCTCTAAATATGGCCCAATTGCTGATGTATCTATTGTATATGACCAGCAATCTAGACGTTCAAGAGGATTTGCCTTTGTATACTTTGAAAATGTAGATGATGCCAAGGAAGTAAGTAAAAAGTCTTGTAcctttgtgtaaaaaaaaaaaaaaaaaaaaagtatatacacaTGCTTTCACTTTTACACACACGCTCAGAGTCTTTAACTATTCTTCCTTGGATGACTTTTGCTTTAGTAATTCcatcagtcgtgtcagactctttgcaatcccatggactatgcagtccatggaattctccaggccagaatattgaagtgagtAGCATATCTTTTAATGTGGAAATTTCAAAGATTTGTAGCATAACAGCAAAGTGACAGTTTGGTTCTAAATTCCAACTCAGTCTCTTCCACCATTTTATTTGAAGTAAATTCAAACATAGTCAACTGTTTTCAGATGTGTGCCTAGATACAGATAGTTCTAAAATAGAAGAATATTAACAGTCCAGTTTGGAATATTTAATGAGTGTTTACATCAGAttactttctaaaatgaaaacattaagaaGTGATAAAGCTATGACTCAGGATAAAGGAACTGGTTTTGATTATATACTGTATACTGGCAAGTGATTTTATGTTTTGGATGTTGAGGTAGAACATAGGAAGTAACTTTTTTTGGCTTtgaggcttatgggatcttagtttcccaaccagggattgaacctgggccacggcagtgaaagcaccaagtcctaaacATTGGACCTCGAGGGACCtccctaaaattttttttacagagGCTAAAGTAAAAATTCGATGTGTGACTCCTGGCCCATTTAAGAAATTTGAACTTCAGATACATGGGGGTGATTGCTAAAGTCATCTCCGATAATAAGGAGGGGAGAATCTTGAGAAACTTAATGACAAGCCATCTGAGGTTAATATTGAGATTAATAATTTTGAgctctaaataaaattaaatgaatagagTAAGCCCATCTActaaaggaagaattaaaagcTGAATGCAAGTGGTTATAATTTAAGAGATTTAAGGAATGCTATGTCATTCAACTTCATTTTGGTAATAATTGATGTCAAAAATGTTAATAACATTTGTCCAAGGTTACTTACGGAATCGGcttctttgtttttctactttgtgtgtgtgtgtcctacaGAACCACAGTTCCCTTTCTGAAAGATAGTATATTTTGTATCTAAATCAGTAATGCCAGAAACTGCCTTGAGGCCTAAAACAATCAAACTAGAAAATAGCATAATTGGAATTAGAAATCTAAATTCTATTTAGATAGAGAGGTTATTTGTTTAAATTGTGAATAAACTGCTATGTCTTTGGGATGGggtatttatttcttcagtacagtatattttcattttaatgtttgaaaCTATATGTAATTCAAGCTTTCATCCCAGCTCTTTGCTTCCATAGCAGGGGTCCTCAAATTTGTGTAAAGGATTAGACAGTAACTATTTTGGGCTTTGGGAGCCATAAGAGCTCAATGACGGCTTTTCAACCCTACCATTGTAATGTAAAAGccatataaaatgcaaattaatgagGGGCTTTGTTTCAGTAAAACATGGTCActtaattttgaatttcatttctgaTGAAATACTACTTTGACACCCACACCTATTTAAATTCTTAGCTCGTGGGTCATAGTTTGCCAACTGTGTACTATTTTATAGACTTATAGGTACTGTCAAATCTATAGTTGGTACAGTAATTTCAAATAGTTCATGGCTTAAGTTGGTGCTCAcgggtggctttttttttttttttaatgaacttttcTAGGCTAGCTTTTGTAAGTAAAGATTTGATAGGCAGAAAAACTTATTAATAAGCTGTCAGATATAATGCTCAGGCCTAACTGAAACATCTAGTTGGgttttatatatagataataGTTAATTTGGGGCTTTGTTCATGATGTATATAACAACTCATATCTTTTGAAGGCAAAAGAGCGTGCCAATGGAATGGAGCTTGATGGACGTAGGATCAGAGTTGACTTCTCCATAACGAAAAGACCACATACTCCAACACCAGGAATTTACATGGGGAGACCTACCTAGtaagtttgttttcaaggttGTTAAAATACTGACAGTTCACTTTAGGGCACAGGGAGGCTTTTGGCATTTCCAGCTGACTAAAACTTaaattcaatataaatatatttagtagAAACATTCGGTTGGTACCATAAATTGTGATGACATGTAATAGATTAATCACTTCCTACTTTTATCATAAAGAAATGCCATATATTTGACATTCCTGGGTAATTAAATGATTCTCATCAGACCAGTTTTCCCACTCTGGGAACTAGTAAATATTAATGTAGGTAAAACCAAGTTTGTATAAATCTTATTCACAGTGGCAGCTCACGCCGTCGAGATTACTATGACAGAGGATATGATCGAGGCTATGATGATCGGGACTATTATAGCAGATCGTACAGGTATGTTAAccaaaatacaaagtttttaaGTTGTTGAAAGACAAATAAGCGCTTCTGGTTCAGTTGCAACATAAAGCAGCACTGTTTAGCCTTTGATAAAGGTATTTACCTTTAATAAATTGGAGATCCAGAGattaaactggatttttttttggcCGCAACTCAAAGCATGAGTGCTAAGATGCTttagttgtttccaactctttgcaaccctatggactgtagcccaccaggcttctctgtccttgggattctccaggaaggaatactggagtaggttgccatgcactcctctgGGGGGCAACTCACAGCATGTGGATCTTAAATTGCCCAACTAGGAaccaaacctgtgccccctacagtggagtATTAaaccagtagaccaccagggaagtctctggatTTTATGGTTATACTTTTGTTTTtggtatgtgtatttttaaagcacCAAGTAGTAAACCAATGGGACAATAAAATTATAGACCATACTCCAGGCTCTCCCTcccccctttttgtttttttaaagtgagtttcATGAACTGATTTTGAATATCATTGCTTTATAAAGCAATTTTTGGTAGCTGAGGAATTGTGTTGAAGGGCAGGGCAAATTGATTCTTGGAAAAATCTAAAGATTATTTAAGGATTAATTTGCTATAACAATGGTAAGAGGTTTATTATTAACAATATTGAACATTTTTCAGGGGTTGATAGGGAAATGCTGATGATACTAGGAATACTttggaaagtaaaaatgaagtaaagTTCTCTATTTAAGCAACAGCAGGTAATTTAGATCTTGTATTGTTAGTCAAAATGTAAATTGTGTAGTAAATATTGACCATAACAGTTAATCCTTGATACCCTATTTTGGTGTGGTAGTGAGCTGTTGTCTTTTTTTGCACACTATTCTGTAATTTTTAGAAAGTTGACAGTCCTGACATTTAGCACGGACAAACCTTCTTAAGTGGCATTTCTGTACTGACATGTAGGGGATTGATTTGTGGAGGATGCAAAGATTAGTCTTAAGAGTACTTAATATGATACTCATTTTAACCACCAGGGAGAGCTCTATGTCAGTTTGTAAAGGGGTGGCAAAAGCAACTCTTTATTGCTTAAAGGAAACTAGCTTTcacttctgttttaattttattgcatgaattgtgcatttttaaaacttaaaatgtttgttttctgccttcacaggggtggaggaggaggagggggaggatggAGAGCTGCTCAAGACAGGGATCAGATATACAGGTACAGGAAAAGATTTCTGTTTAACATTGCTTCTGCACTATGTGAAGGTTTTTACAAGAGAATCTGGTATATAGGAATTTCCTGATGACAGAAAAGTTTTGCACTGGCCAGGAAAAGATTTAAATCTGTACAATAGTAGAATGGCTCACATAAAGATATTTGTTATTCatattttgataaattataaatggcattcataaaatttataaatgagaAGTTTATAAAAATACTGTAACTGAAGTCAAATGACAATGTACATGGCTTAATTTATGTTCATAGAGATTGGGCTTGTACTTGTTATCACTCAGTGGTGCCATTTTATACCTTAATATGAGATGATGGCATAAATGAAGAATCCAtaatattttaatcttatttatccCTAATGGTTTCATTAGCTTATTACAAGCATTTCAGAATAAGCAAGTAATTATTCAAGTCTATCTTAACACAAAACTAAATCACTATGAAATTTGGGGTGTTCATTCATAGGGTGTGGTTAAAATTAGTGGTAATGATGATTTTCTTCTCTAACCCAGTTTAAATTTGTTAGGTATAATGTTAACTAGCAGATGATCAGATTCAACCTCTTTGATAGGGGTTTTTGGTACTGGGCCTGATAATGTGCTTCATTCTCAGGACTAAACAGACCTTACTACAGTGTTTTTGAAGGTCAGCTGAGGGTCTTTTAGTTTTGGAAACTGATAAAGGGATCAGTCACTTTAATCTGTGATCTATGGAGTCTTAGATGGTCTTGATATTTGTTTACAGAAGACGGTCACCTTCTCCCTACTATAGTCGTGGAGGATACAGATCACGTTCCAGATCTCGATCATACTCACCtcgtaagtttttattttgatataattttgttATAATAGTGTGACTTGCTATGACTTACGGAAACAACAGCAGATAATGGGTTGATTCAATTAGTATTTCCTCAATTTTTCTGTAGGGTTCAAGGAAGTATATGAAAACAACCCTTGGATCTTAACTCTTGTTACTAATTAAAATAGTACATGTGTATTTTGTCACcatttgtagctttttttttttttcttttttttttttaaggaattcttaaaattttttttacagcttAGAAACATTTTTGAGTGACTTTAAGGTTGCTTTCAGATTGAGTTAGCTAAATTCCGCTATTTCTGTTTAACATTGGTTCTGCACTATGTGAAGGTTTTCACAAGAGAATCTGGTACATAGGAATTTCCTGATaacagaaaagtttaaaattctCAACGTTAAATGTATGCACTTGAGTATTGAagtgtatttatttcctttttttctaggtCGCTATTAAAGCATGAAGTTGAAGACTTTCTGAAACCTGCCCTAGAGTTGGGATATTGTTTGTGgacaatattttttattgtctCCTGTTTAAAAAGTGAACAGTGCCTAGTGAAGTTAGGTGACTTTTACACCTTTTATGATGACTACTTTTGGTGGAGTTGAAATGCTGTTTTCATTCTGCATTTGTGTAGTTCGGTGCTTTGTTCAAAGTTAAGTGTTTTCAGAAAAGTAtgttttgcatgtatttttttacaGTCTAAAATTTTGACTGCTGAGAAGTTTCTATTGTACAGAACTTCATTTAAATGGTTTTTCTACTGAATCCAGGGTATTCTGAAGATCGAAGCCTGTGTGTAAAATGCTACCAAATGGCAAAAAGCAACAATAAAGTttggtttttacttttctttctaacATATCAATGCTTAGCAGAACTATTCAGATTAGATTGTCAGTagtaaattaaagacaaaaatgccCGTTCTCCTCGAGTCCATGAAACATACCATACTTAATATACCTGCAATTAAGTGATAAAAATTATGCTCTGTAACTCTATACTGCTAGTGTTAAAAACTAAAGATCTTTCAATACAGCAAATGCTTAATGCTTATATAAATGTGAATTTGTCAGCCTTTATGTAATCTGTATTATATATAGCAGGGAATAAGATGAGTTACACAATGTATGCCTTAAAAAGGCTATTTCTTAAAGCTGTTAGAAGGGGATAATGGTATTTCAATTAGTTATCAGCAAGTGACAATACATTCCACCACAAATGTACTCTTGTTCTAGCTTTTAAGACTATATGGAAAAACTGGGTGCTTCAGAGTtttgagaaaaaagaagggaaCACTACACCTGTGTTGTGGATGATCTGAAGACTTTgcctgttcattttttaaatattactttcagGTCCTTTGCTTACCAAAGGAGGCCCAATTTCACTCAAATGTTTTGAGAACTGTGTTTAAATAAACGCAAATGAAAAGACTTAAAAGGCTGGTAAAACTCAGTTTATAGAGATTTTGTTTTAACTTTGCTGCATAAGAgttcttttatagtttttagtaCCTTATACAGTATTCCTTGGactgaaatgtattctttctgttgttaaaattgttttaaataggtAAATTTTGTACTCctggaaaatacatttaaagtaaGTAACCAGGTCTTGGAATGAACATCTCCACTTGGGGATGGtattgtattaaaatattctCCACACTTGCCCTGAAGGTGcctgaaatgaacattttttctAGGATATTTTCATGGTCAATTCTAGGCAGGTAAATAAGTTTGTTAGCCTGCTGACCCTTCTATTATTActtgaagggcatggcaacccactccagtattcttgcctggagaatccgatgtacagaggagcttggaagactacagtccatggggtagcaaagagtctagacacgactgaagagactaagCACAGTATGCCGAGGCTGCATCAATCATAATGATGTAGTAATTTACCATAGGTCAAACAGCAATTAAAATACCAATGCCAGGATCTGAACTTGACCAGTCTCAATCTGTAGTCTGTGCTGTTAATGACGATGTCATTTAATCTGGGTAACCAGATGAAAAATGTTGGTAATAGAATGTTAGGTGCTAGGGTGAGATGGGCTGAAGAGTGGTGAGAGTCCTGTTCTGGGATAGCAAGTAGTACACTAAAAAAGTGTATCATGGTGGTCATCTTGTTTGCAAAAAGTGTTTTTGTAAAAGCCATAAAACTATATaagcatatgaattttgaagaCAGCACATAGAAGCCAGATAGTCACAGAATTTGGTACAGACACATTTCTTTAAGACTTAAACTATTTAAAACATGTAAGTTTTGTTCCTACAATTAAAACTTTTGCACTTAATTGCCAGCCTTTTGTCCCCTTTGGAGCTCCTCAGAATACTTTCCAAGTGTATCTGAAAAGCTACTGCTTGCATAATTATTAAAACTCAGGTATACTACAAGGACTTTGCTGCTGTTCTCAGCTAGGCTCTCATAGGACAGCTGAGGTTGACTGATGGACTGCAAAGACAGGTTTGCTTCACACTGCAGATTTGTGGATCTGTTTCACATGGCTCAGCCTCCTTGAAGTAGACAGACCAGAACACGTTCCTCCCACTATGATGTGGAAACACAAGTTAAATCAAGTACGTTTTAAGCTTTTGTATTAACGTCTCATAGGCAAAAGCAATTTGCCATATTGGTATGTGTGTCACCTTCTCAGCTTCCCAGCACACAGACATGCTGGGAGTATATCCCAGTGGCAGCAAACAGTCCTGCTGAGAGGCAGAGCCCAGCTAaccttgttcagttgctgagttgtatccAACTGAGACCtagacctggtgggctgcagcaatccagacttctctgtcctccactaactATGGAgtgtgttcaaattcatgtccgttgagcgCCTGTGTCCTTTTGTCTTTAGTCTTTACCATcaacaaggtcttttccaatgagctggttcttggcatcaggtggtccAAGTACT
The sequence above is a segment of the Bos mutus isolate GX-2022 chromosome 1, NWIPB_WYAK_1.1, whole genome shotgun sequence genome. Coding sequences within it:
- the TRA2B gene encoding transformer-2 protein homolog beta isoform X2, producing the protein MSTRRRHVGNRANPDPNCCLGVFGLSLYTTERDLREVFSKYGPIADVSIVYDQQSRRSRGFAFVYFENVDDAKEAKERANGMELDGRRIRVDFSITKRPHTPTPGIYMGRPTYGSSRRRDYYDRGYDRGYDDRDYYSRSYRGGGGGGGGWRAAQDRDQIYRRRSPSPYYSRGGYRSRSRSRSYSPRRY
- the TRA2B gene encoding transformer-2 protein homolog beta isoform X1; amino-acid sequence: MSDSGEQNYGERESRSASRSGSAHGSGKSARHTPARSRSKEDSRRSRSKSRSRSESRSRSRRSSRRHYTRSRSRSRSHRRSRSRSYSRDYRRRHSHSHSPMSTRRRHVGNRANPDPNCCLGVFGLSLYTTERDLREVFSKYGPIADVSIVYDQQSRRSRGFAFVYFENVDDAKEAKERANGMELDGRRIRVDFSITKRPHTPTPGIYMGRPTYGSSRRRDYYDRGYDRGYDDRDYYSRSYRGGGGGGGGWRAAQDRDQIYRRRSPSPYYSRGGYRSRSRSRSYSPRRY